Proteins encoded in a region of the Ptychodera flava strain L36383 chromosome 4, AS_Pfla_20210202, whole genome shotgun sequence genome:
- the LOC139131602 gene encoding uncharacterized protein, with amino-acid sequence MPYSVYTLELKGRNYYVGSTRDIERRLAEHSGGKCPFTAKHPMEKCIEVKQFPQKNEAIAYERERTLTLMADKGVDRVRGSAWTARHLDQDAKAQLQKMVLHDSGRCFKCGQPGHFSNQCGGGQQWSSYSGPTTVHSGSTRSGQRSHHHHHHHHHQRAAAEAAPTCGRCGRSGHATRDCYAKSYSGGMSMDSHDSRKTVGACYRCGRASHWAEDCYASTDVHGNRL; translated from the exons ATGCCGTATTCTGTGTATACCCTTGAGTTGAAAGGGCGAAACTACTATGTTGGCTCTACACGGGATATTGAAAGACGCTTGGCAGAGCACAGTGGTGGAAAATGTCCTTTCACTGCCAAACATCCAATGGAAAAATGCATAGAG GTCAAACAGTTTCCCCAAAAGAATGAGGCAATTGCGTACGAGAGGGAGAGGACCCTGACCCTGATGGCAGACAAGGGAGTTGACCGAGTTCGTGGCTCGGCGTGGACAGCACGGCATCTAGACCAAGACGCCAAAGCACAGCTGCAGAAGATGGTGTTGCATGATTCCGGGAGATGCTTTAAGTGTGGACAGCCTGGCCACTTCAGCAACCAGTGTGGTGGAGGGCAGCAGTGGTCTTCTTACTCTGGACCAACAACAGTACACAGTGGGAGTACCAGGAGTGGACAAAggtctcatcatcatcatcatcatcatcatcatcaacgaGCAGCAGCTG AGGCGGCGCCAACTTGCGGGCGATGTGGTCGCTCTGGTCACGCTACCAGAGACTGCTATGCCAAGTCCTATTCAGGTGGGATGAGTATGGATTCCCACGACTCAAGGAAGACTGTTGGTGCCTGTTACCGCTGTGGCCGTGCCAGTCACTGGGCTGAAGACTGCTACGCATCTACAGATGTTCATGGAAATAGACTCTGA